Proteins from a genomic interval of Mesobacillus sp. S13:
- a CDS encoding spore maturation protein encodes MEIVSAISLWFIPVLIAFILIYGTYKKVPTYESFVEGGKEGIKMAVSIMPFLVGMMVAIAVFRASGALDVMVNWIRPGLEMVGIPAEIVPLALIRPISGTAALGITSDLIGVHGPDSFIGTLAATLQGSTDTTFYVLTVYFGAVGIKKMGDALKVGLLADAVAIITAIIVVTFMFSK; translated from the coding sequence ATGGAAATTGTATCTGCGATATCATTATGGTTCATCCCTGTTTTGATCGCTTTTATCCTGATCTATGGAACGTATAAAAAAGTTCCCACATATGAAAGTTTTGTAGAAGGCGGCAAGGAAGGGATCAAAATGGCTGTGTCCATCATGCCATTCCTGGTAGGGATGATGGTCGCCATTGCGGTTTTCAGGGCCTCCGGCGCACTTGATGTAATGGTGAATTGGATTCGTCCTGGACTTGAGATGGTGGGAATTCCTGCAGAAATTGTTCCGCTCGCGCTGATCAGGCCAATCTCAGGTACAGCGGCACTCGGAATTACCAGCGACCTGATTGGTGTCCACGGGCCGGACTCTTTTATCGGCACTCTAGCAGCGACCCTTCAGGGAAGCACCGATACAACTTTCTATGTCCTCACCGTTTATTTCGGAGCAGTCGGGATCAAAAAAATGGGAGATGCACTTAAAGTCGGCCTCCTTGCTGACGCAGTTGCCATCATAACAGCCATCATCGTCGTCACATTCATGTTTTCCAAATAA
- a CDS encoding nucleoside recognition domain-containing protein: MVNYIWVFMILISLGFAMMNGTMAEVNEAVFTGAKEAITLSIGLISILVFWLGMMRIAEDSGLLSKLSALFKPFISKLFPEVPPSHPAMGYILSNMIANMFGLGNAATPLGIKAMEELKDLNDGKSEASRSMITFLAINTASITLIPTTVIAIRMNYDSANPTDIVGPTLVATAVSAFAAILIDRFFYYRRSKKG, translated from the coding sequence ATGGTTAATTATATATGGGTGTTCATGATTCTAATCAGCCTTGGATTTGCGATGATGAATGGCACAATGGCTGAGGTGAATGAAGCTGTTTTTACAGGTGCAAAGGAAGCGATCACACTTAGTATCGGATTGATCAGCATCCTTGTTTTCTGGCTCGGCATGATGAGAATCGCTGAAGATTCAGGGCTATTATCCAAGCTTTCTGCATTATTTAAGCCGTTCATTTCAAAGCTGTTCCCTGAAGTTCCTCCCAGCCATCCAGCAATGGGCTACATACTATCGAATATGATTGCGAATATGTTTGGTCTAGGGAATGCTGCTACCCCTCTTGGGATTAAGGCAATGGAAGAACTAAAGGACTTGAATGATGGGAAAAGTGAAGCAAGCCGGTCGATGATCACATTCCTTGCGATCAACACAGCAAGCATCACCCTCATTCCAACCACTGTAATCGCAATCAGAATGAATTATGATTCCGCCAACCCGACAGATATCGTTGGACCGACGCTTGTAGCAACCGCTGTCTCTGCTTTTGCAGCAATATTAATAGATCGTTTCTTTTACTATAGAAGAAGCAAGAAGGGGTGA
- a CDS encoding D-alanyl-D-alanine carboxypeptidase family protein has translation MKRISIKLLLIATLLIYSIPQTAQATVSVSARSAILIEQESGRVLFEKDAHKVSRIASITKIMTAILAIESGKLDEKVKVSEKAVRAEGSSIYLKPGEKIRLEDLVYGLMLRSGNDAAVAIAEHVGGSLDGFVYMMNEKAQQIGMQNTHFANPHGLDDHENHVSTAYDMAILTRYAMENEVYKEISGTKVHRAPNPTETWDRVWKNKNRLLTEKYKYSTGGKTGYTKRAKRTLVSTAQKDDFGLIAVTLNAPDDWNDHIQMFETAFSNYDIAELLSKGKVKGIKESHYKDKVYLDHSFVYPLTSEEEDLVRVEYRLKKLAPNEDDMRDPIAGRANVYLNDQQIASLPVYYKVDKEEEKSFFDLFKNIFTSIAGVNEHG, from the coding sequence ATGAAAAGGATTTCGATAAAATTATTGTTAATTGCCACTCTGTTGATTTACAGCATTCCTCAAACAGCACAGGCTACTGTTTCAGTAAGTGCCCGAAGCGCTATTTTGATAGAACAGGAATCTGGCAGGGTCTTATTTGAGAAAGATGCACACAAAGTAAGCAGGATTGCCAGTATTACAAAGATCATGACGGCGATTCTTGCGATAGAATCTGGCAAATTGGATGAGAAGGTGAAAGTAAGCGAGAAGGCGGTCCGTGCCGAAGGATCTTCTATTTATTTGAAGCCGGGAGAAAAAATCAGGCTGGAGGATCTGGTGTATGGATTGATGCTGAGATCTGGTAATGATGCTGCCGTCGCCATCGCGGAACATGTAGGTGGCAGCCTCGATGGATTTGTATACATGATGAACGAAAAAGCCCAGCAAATCGGTATGCAAAATACACATTTTGCGAACCCCCACGGATTGGATGATCATGAGAATCATGTTTCCACAGCCTATGACATGGCAATTTTGACTCGCTATGCAATGGAAAATGAAGTGTACAAGGAGATTTCTGGGACAAAAGTTCACAGAGCTCCAAATCCAACTGAAACATGGGACAGAGTCTGGAAAAATAAAAACAGGCTTCTGACAGAGAAGTATAAATATAGTACAGGAGGAAAGACGGGCTATACAAAGCGCGCGAAACGAACATTAGTCTCAACCGCCCAAAAGGATGATTTTGGATTAATTGCTGTCACTCTAAATGCACCTGATGATTGGAATGACCACATCCAGATGTTTGAAACAGCATTTTCAAATTACGATATTGCTGAACTTCTTTCAAAAGGAAAAGTTAAAGGGATTAAAGAATCCCACTATAAAGATAAAGTTTATCTGGATCATTCATTTGTTTACCCGCTGACTTCCGAAGAAGAAGATCTGGTCAGGGTAGAGTACAGATTGAAAAAGTTGGCTCCGAATGAGGATGATATGAGAGACCCTATCGCTGGCCGTGCGAATGTTTACCTAAACGATCAGCAGATTGCCAGTTTACCGGTCTATTACAAAGTAGACAAAGAAGAAGAAAAGTCATTTTTTGATCTTTTTAAAAACATCTTTACCTCAATAGCAGGGGTCAATGAACATGGTTAA
- a CDS encoding YpuI family protein: MGNSIVKTQIEEVRGFLADTVVKLENYLNETTLEELIQGQTSDEEYYKIVLSSLRKLAVYSDEGLDACKVILQAEVFSKPAAEKTLYRIYYQCIEEFFSPKSDAWYEDSRAAYTGKNAIKFRQTVPAHLNELMVSLESGFQRAREELEYYETDYRTKMLQSR, encoded by the coding sequence TTGGGGAATTCAATCGTAAAAACACAAATCGAAGAAGTAAGGGGATTTCTGGCGGATACCGTTGTAAAGCTAGAAAACTACCTGAATGAAACAACCCTTGAAGAACTAATACAAGGGCAGACGTCAGATGAAGAATACTATAAAATCGTTCTTTCCAGCCTTCGAAAGCTGGCTGTATACTCCGATGAAGGCCTGGACGCTTGCAAGGTGATCCTCCAGGCAGAAGTATTCTCAAAGCCGGCAGCTGAGAAAACACTATACCGTATCTACTATCAATGCATCGAAGAGTTCTTCTCTCCTAAAAGTGATGCTTGGTATGAAGACAGCAGAGCCGCCTATACTGGTAAAAATGCAATCAAGTTCAGGCAGACTGTGCCTGCTCACCTGAATGAACTGATGGTCAGCCTTGAAAGCGGGTTTCAAAGAGCCCGCGAAGAGCTTGAATATTACGAAACAGATTACCGGACAAAAATGCTTCAATCCAGATAA
- the scpB gene encoding SMC-Scp complex subunit ScpB, translating into MGIVKWKGILESLLFAAGDEGLSMKQITAVLEVDEIQANEIVTELKQDYEKDENRGITIVQLAGVYQLATKKEHAGYLKKLVESPGTAHLSQAALETLAIVAYKQPITRAEIEEIRGVKTERPLHTLSSRALIKEVGRAEGTGRAILYGTTKEFLDYFGLKNINELPPLPDHVEDDVQDDADLFFEKFQETMEADQ; encoded by the coding sequence GTGGGAATAGTGAAGTGGAAAGGAATATTGGAGAGCCTTCTGTTTGCAGCAGGTGATGAGGGTTTGAGCATGAAGCAAATTACAGCTGTGCTTGAAGTGGACGAAATCCAGGCAAATGAAATTGTTACCGAACTTAAGCAGGATTATGAAAAAGACGAAAACCGCGGCATAACAATCGTACAGCTGGCCGGTGTGTACCAGCTGGCCACGAAAAAAGAACATGCTGGTTATTTAAAGAAGCTTGTTGAATCACCGGGAACTGCTCATTTGTCACAAGCTGCCCTAGAAACTTTGGCGATTGTAGCTTATAAGCAGCCAATTACTAGAGCTGAAATTGAAGAAATCCGCGGAGTGAAAACGGAAAGGCCGCTTCATACGCTTTCATCAAGAGCGCTGATTAAAGAGGTTGGCAGAGCAGAGGGTACTGGACGAGCTATCCTATATGGAACAACAAAAGAATTCCTGGATTACTTTGGCTTGAAAAATATAAACGAGCTTCCTCCTCTTCCCGATCATGTGGAGGACGATGTGCAGGATGACGCAGATTTATTCTTTGAGAAATTCCAGGAAACAATGGAAGCAGATCAATAG
- a CDS encoding segregation/condensation protein A — MQYNVKIEAFEGPLDLLLHLINTLEIDIYDIPVAEITEQYLMYIHAMKELQLDVASEYLVMAATLLAIKSKMLLPKHEEELEDDFGFDDDGDPRNELVERLIEYKKFKEAAIDLKSLEEERGLMYTKPPSDLTEYALETKGENTDLDISLYDMLGAFQKLLRRKKLQRPISTKIARQEISIEKRMDEVLSFLRKSGERKNFNDLFPESDREHIVVTFLAILELIKRKEIDIEQERNFAEIYMTARKE, encoded by the coding sequence ATGCAATATAATGTGAAAATCGAGGCCTTTGAAGGTCCGTTGGATTTACTTCTGCACTTGATCAATACTTTGGAGATTGATATTTACGATATACCAGTAGCGGAAATAACGGAACAATATTTAATGTACATTCATGCAATGAAGGAACTGCAGCTGGATGTCGCAAGTGAATATCTTGTAATGGCAGCGACCCTGTTGGCAATCAAAAGCAAGATGCTCCTTCCTAAGCATGAGGAAGAACTGGAAGATGATTTTGGATTTGATGATGATGGCGATCCGCGAAATGAACTTGTGGAGAGATTGATTGAATATAAAAAGTTCAAAGAGGCAGCGATTGACCTGAAATCACTTGAAGAGGAACGGGGACTTATGTATACCAAACCCCCAAGTGACCTTACGGAATATGCCCTCGAAACCAAGGGTGAAAATACAGACTTGGATATCTCTTTGTATGACATGCTGGGTGCATTTCAAAAGCTATTAAGAAGGAAAAAGCTGCAAAGGCCAATTTCAACTAAAATCGCCCGTCAGGAAATTTCCATTGAAAAAAGGATGGATGAGGTCTTAAGCTTCTTGAGAAAAAGCGGCGAAAGGAAAAATTTCAATGATTTGTTTCCCGAATCTGACCGCGAGCACATTGTCGTTACATTCCTGGCGATTTTAGAGTTGATTAAACGGAAAGAAATCGACATAGAGCAAGAGCGGAACTTTGCTGAAATATACATGACAGCCAGAAAGGAGTAA
- a CDS encoding YjcZ family sporulation protein, translating into MSDGKGYGYGAGFALIVVLFILLIIVGAAWL; encoded by the coding sequence ATGTCTGATGGAAAAGGTTATGGTTACGGTGCAGGGTTTGCTTTAATCGTCGTGCTTTTCATTTTGCTCATCATCGTTGGTGCTGCCTGGTTATAA
- a CDS encoding DUF309 domain-containing protein, giving the protein MIKYPISYIQYLAHFHGDRDYFECHEILEEYWKATDAGNKKSIWVALILLAVSNYHHRRKNFSGALRTLDKSLEIFSNDKDAVNQLGIDPDLLSGTLRKRKENLLNKIPYTSFNLPLVDKELERLCLEECRQNGFTWGTCSNLENFDLIHRHSQRDRSDVITDRQMALEDRKKRDKK; this is encoded by the coding sequence ATGATTAAATATCCAATATCCTATATACAATATCTCGCTCATTTCCATGGAGACAGAGATTATTTTGAATGCCATGAAATACTGGAAGAATATTGGAAAGCGACAGATGCCGGCAATAAAAAATCCATTTGGGTGGCACTAATCCTTTTGGCGGTATCAAATTACCATCATCGCCGGAAAAATTTCTCAGGAGCTTTACGGACTTTAGATAAATCACTGGAAATCTTCTCAAACGATAAAGATGCGGTTAATCAGTTGGGAATTGATCCTGACCTTTTGTCAGGAACACTGCGTAAAAGAAAAGAAAACTTACTTAACAAGATTCCTTATACAAGCTTTAACCTTCCTTTAGTTGATAAGGAACTTGAAAGGCTTTGCCTTGAAGAATGCAGACAAAACGGATTTACTTGGGGGACCTGCAGCAATCTCGAGAACTTTGATTTAATCCATCGACATTCTCAACGTGATCGAAGCGATGTCATTACAGACCGGCAAATGGCTCTTGAGGATAGGAAAAAAAGAGACAAAAAATAA
- a CDS encoding GNAT family N-acetyltransferase has protein sequence MLIRYKKAFEKIAMGLLSFMPNEKDLKKLQQTMRSYESDDSWQLFLWKDGEDIIGLLGVNFTDDKLMQLMHISVNPSHRHQGIGRRMVNSLQEMFPEWTAVANAETASFFEKCSEVDNSAEGSGC, from the coding sequence ATGTTAATTCGATATAAAAAGGCATTTGAAAAGATCGCGATGGGATTATTATCTTTTATGCCAAATGAAAAGGATTTGAAAAAACTTCAGCAGACGATGAGGAGTTATGAAAGTGATGATTCATGGCAGCTGTTTTTGTGGAAGGACGGAGAAGATATCATCGGGCTTTTGGGTGTTAACTTCACTGATGATAAACTGATGCAGCTTATGCACATCTCAGTGAACCCATCACACCGCCACCAGGGAATAGGAAGGCGTATGGTCAACTCCCTGCAGGAGATGTTTCCTGAATGGACAGCAGTTGCTAATGCTGAAACAGCATCCTTTTTTGAAAAGTGCAGTGAGGTAGACAATAGTGCAGAAGGCAGTGGATGTTAA
- the lysA gene encoding diaminopimelate decarboxylase — protein MEFHGTATVNRLGHLEIGGVDTIQLAEKYGTPLYVYDVALIRDRARAFKKTFENAGITAQVAYASKAFSTVAMVQLAAEENLSLDVVSGGELYTALAAGFPTEKIHFHGNNKSREELIMAIEHNIGCIVVDNFYELEMLKEICKEKNTKIKVLLRVTPGIEAHTHDYILTGQEDSKFGFDLQNGQADKAIELCLEDQHIEVLGLHCHIGSQIFETTGFILAAQKIFEKLHQWKQALNFESTVLNLGGGFGIRYTDEDDPIPAAQYVEEIIAEVKKQASHFSMAMPEIWIEPGRSLVGDAGTTLYRVGSRKDVPNVRQYVAVDGGMSDNIRPALYQAKYEAVLANRVMDKPDETVSIAGKCCESGDMLIWDLPLPKAGDQDVLAVFCTGAYGYSMANNYNRLPRPAVVFLEDSKDTLVVRRETFEDMVKLDLPFKEKVRY, from the coding sequence ATGGAATTTCATGGAACTGCAACAGTTAATCGACTAGGACATTTGGAAATTGGCGGTGTTGATACAATCCAGCTGGCTGAGAAGTATGGAACTCCGCTGTATGTTTATGACGTTGCCTTAATCAGGGACAGGGCAAGAGCGTTCAAAAAAACGTTTGAGAATGCTGGTATAACCGCTCAAGTGGCGTATGCAAGTAAAGCCTTTTCAACTGTGGCAATGGTGCAGTTGGCGGCTGAGGAAAATCTTTCGCTGGATGTTGTATCAGGCGGAGAACTTTATACAGCTCTTGCTGCTGGCTTCCCGACAGAAAAAATCCATTTTCATGGAAACAATAAAAGCCGTGAAGAACTGATCATGGCCATCGAACACAATATCGGCTGTATTGTTGTCGATAACTTTTATGAGCTGGAAATGCTCAAGGAAATCTGTAAAGAAAAAAATACGAAAATAAAGGTTTTACTGCGAGTTACACCCGGCATTGAAGCGCATACCCATGATTATATTTTAACGGGCCAGGAAGACTCCAAGTTCGGATTCGATTTACAGAATGGACAAGCAGATAAGGCGATTGAACTTTGCCTGGAGGATCAACATATCGAAGTTCTTGGTCTGCACTGCCACATTGGATCGCAAATCTTCGAAACAACTGGCTTCATCCTTGCTGCACAGAAAATCTTTGAAAAACTTCATCAGTGGAAACAAGCACTTAATTTTGAATCTACAGTGCTTAATCTTGGCGGAGGTTTTGGGATTCGTTATACAGACGAAGATGATCCAATCCCAGCAGCTCAATATGTAGAGGAAATCATTGCTGAAGTGAAAAAGCAAGCTTCACATTTTTCAATGGCAATGCCGGAAATCTGGATCGAGCCAGGTCGTTCTCTGGTAGGGGATGCAGGAACAACACTTTATCGAGTTGGTTCGCGAAAGGATGTACCGAATGTGCGCCAGTACGTAGCTGTCGATGGAGGAATGAGCGACAATATCCGACCTGCCTTGTACCAGGCTAAATACGAAGCAGTCCTTGCGAACAGAGTGATGGACAAACCTGATGAAACTGTATCGATTGCCGGTAAGTGCTGTGAATCAGGTGATATGCTAATTTGGGACCTTCCGCTGCCAAAGGCTGGAGACCAGGATGTATTGGCTGTTTTTTGCACCGGTGCCTATGGGTATTCAATGGCCAATAACTATAATCGCTTGCCTAGACCGGCAGTGGTTTTCCTGGAAGATTCAAAGGACACCCTTGTCGTTCGCCGCGAAACATTCGAGGATATGGTAAAATTAGATCTTCCTTTTAAAGAAAAGGTAAGATATTAA
- a CDS encoding spore germination protein: protein MPKKNDKLPIPQSLDEAEKYMKERVGLEASFDLGVRKLKILKKNVHFYYVNGLCDTSFIVHIVEELVDINDNEKLSTHLQEIVENRITHQSVEKIKTMDELVDQVLSGLIVILVEGEGIGLVVDVRSYPGRQPQEPDTEKVVRGSRDGFVENIIVNTALTRRRIRDENLRFEMMKVGERSKSDVAIGYIKDIANPDLINVIKKELKAIEIDGITMADKTIEEFLVKQGYNPYPLVRYTERADVAATHLLEGHVLIYVDTSPSVIITPTTYFHHLQHAEEYRQSPGVGTMVRWIRFLGVLASLLLLPLWYLFVQNPDLLPEKISFIGPNEESNIPIFLQIMLADGGIEFLRMAAIHTPTPLSTAMGLIAAVLIGQIAIDVGMFVPEVILYVAVAAIGTYATPSYELSIANKIGRVFLLISTAIFHIPGFVAGTTIWLLLLASIKSLNTPYLWPFIPFHPVAFMQILIRRAVPGSKIRPSIVHARNRYKQPSKS, encoded by the coding sequence ATGCCAAAGAAGAATGACAAGCTTCCTATCCCGCAATCATTGGACGAGGCTGAAAAGTATATGAAAGAACGCGTCGGCCTGGAAGCCAGTTTTGACCTTGGAGTTCGGAAGCTGAAAATCCTTAAAAAGAATGTCCATTTTTATTATGTGAATGGTTTGTGTGATACTAGCTTCATCGTACATATTGTTGAAGAGCTAGTGGACATCAACGATAATGAAAAACTTTCTACCCATCTGCAAGAGATTGTCGAAAACCGGATTACCCACCAGTCTGTAGAAAAAATCAAAACGATGGATGAACTGGTCGATCAGGTTCTTTCGGGTCTCATTGTCATATTGGTCGAGGGGGAAGGAATAGGGTTAGTCGTTGATGTCAGAAGCTATCCAGGAAGACAGCCGCAAGAGCCAGATACAGAAAAGGTTGTGCGTGGTTCCCGGGATGGCTTTGTTGAAAATATTATTGTCAATACAGCACTGACAAGAAGGCGAATCAGAGACGAGAACCTGCGTTTTGAGATGATGAAGGTAGGAGAAAGGTCAAAATCAGATGTTGCCATTGGCTATATTAAAGATATAGCAAATCCCGACTTGATCAATGTCATCAAAAAAGAGCTAAAGGCAATCGAAATTGATGGAATTACGATGGCTGATAAAACCATCGAAGAATTTTTAGTGAAACAAGGCTATAATCCATACCCGCTTGTAAGGTACACGGAGAGAGCTGATGTGGCTGCAACCCACCTGCTTGAAGGACATGTTCTCATTTATGTTGATACATCACCAAGCGTCATCATTACGCCAACAACCTATTTTCATCATCTTCAGCATGCTGAAGAGTACCGACAATCACCTGGGGTCGGAACGATGGTTCGCTGGATCCGATTCCTTGGTGTTCTTGCATCCCTTTTGCTATTGCCGTTATGGTACTTATTTGTTCAGAATCCGGATCTGCTTCCTGAGAAAATTTCCTTTATCGGGCCAAATGAAGAGTCGAATATTCCGATTTTCTTGCAAATCATGCTTGCGGATGGCGGTATAGAGTTCCTAAGAATGGCAGCCATTCACACTCCGACCCCTCTATCGACAGCGATGGGTTTAATTGCTGCAGTCCTGATTGGGCAAATTGCCATCGATGTAGGGATGTTTGTGCCAGAAGTTATCCTTTATGTAGCTGTGGCGGCAATCGGCACTTATGCGACACCAAGTTATGAACTTAGTATAGCGAATAAAATAGGAAGGGTATTTCTGCTGATTTCGACGGCCATTTTCCATATCCCCGGCTTTGTTGCCGGCACCACAATATGGCTGTTGCTGCTTGCTAGTATCAAATCCTTGAACACACCTTATCTATGGCCATTCATTCCTTTTCATCCTGTTGCCTTTATGCAGATTTTGATCAGGAGAGCTGTGCCAGGTTCGAAAATCCGTCCAAGCATCGTCCATGCGCGGAATCGCTATAAGCAGCCATCAAAATCCTGA
- a CDS encoding stage V sporulation protein AE, with translation MAEKRKVILITDGDDYARRAVEHVAAEVGGRCISVSHGNPSVLSGPHLVKLIKKAAKDPVLVMFDDSGFLGEGAGEKALKYVAEHDDIEVLGAIAVASKTHMAEWSRVDFCIDRDGELTPYGVDKHGVPELEMGRINGDTVYCLDTLDVPLIIGIGDIGKMARRDHYKIGSPITKKAVEIILERSGFYAKEE, from the coding sequence ATGGCCGAAAAAAGGAAGGTAATCTTAATTACAGATGGCGATGATTATGCCCGGCGTGCAGTTGAGCACGTGGCTGCAGAAGTAGGCGGGCGCTGCATCTCTGTTTCTCATGGCAATCCTTCTGTCCTTTCGGGACCGCATCTTGTTAAATTAATCAAAAAGGCAGCAAAGGACCCTGTATTGGTCATGTTCGATGATAGTGGTTTTCTTGGAGAAGGAGCAGGGGAGAAGGCGCTCAAATACGTCGCTGAGCACGATGACATTGAGGTGCTTGGAGCCATTGCAGTCGCTTCGAAAACGCATATGGCAGAATGGAGCCGAGTGGATTTTTGCATAGATCGGGATGGTGAACTCACCCCCTATGGTGTTGACAAACATGGAGTACCGGAACTTGAAATGGGCAGAATTAACGGAGATACGGTGTACTGTTTGGATACGCTTGATGTCCCATTAATAATTGGAATAGGTGATATCGGTAAAATGGCCAGGCGAGACCATTATAAAATAGGTTCACCAATCACGAAGAAAGCAGTGGAAATCATCCTTGAAAGGAGTGGATTCTATGCCAAAGAAGAATGA
- a CDS encoding stage V sporulation protein AB, translating to MTISILLIILIGLASGLAVGSGFVAFLSVLGVIPRLTQLTKTMKLISWYEWAVVCGALLGTAGSLRDPVMSFSPYITIPLGLAGGVFVGMLAAALTEVLNVLPILAKRVRVDDKLETLLMAIVLGKIFGSLFHWIYFVGR from the coding sequence ATGACGATTAGTATCTTGTTGATTATTCTCATCGGGCTGGCGAGCGGGCTTGCTGTAGGATCTGGTTTTGTAGCTTTCTTATCGGTGCTCGGAGTGATTCCCAGACTCACACAGCTGACAAAGACGATGAAGCTGATTTCCTGGTATGAGTGGGCGGTGGTATGCGGTGCCCTGCTCGGAACAGCCGGAAGCCTGAGAGACCCTGTGATGAGCTTCTCTCCCTACATCACGATCCCACTTGGGTTGGCGGGGGGAGTATTTGTCGGTATGCTGGCAGCTGCGTTGACAGAAGTCTTGAATGTACTGCCAATCCTTGCGAAAAGAGTCAGGGTAGATGATAAGCTTGAGACATTGCTGATGGCGATTGTACTGGGAAAAATATTCGGTTCATTATTCCATTGGATTTACTTTGTAGGACGATAA
- a CDS encoding stage V sporulation protein AA, with translation MEKTIYIRMRNRVQVKPEQSLIMKDIAQIIASEEIYQDLAALQVKKILPKDHIHIVDVMKVIRFISEIYPDHEIQTVGPPQTIIEVIYKKKGMSIPFFILVWFLLFFGAALTIMNFHEDVSMQTVHQRLYFIMTGKEVAKPLLFQIPYSIGIGLGMILFFNHVFKKRLNEEPSPLEVEMFNYQQSLDQYVILHENKESVKHIHDD, from the coding sequence ATGGAAAAAACGATTTATATCCGTATGCGGAATCGCGTCCAGGTCAAACCTGAGCAATCCCTAATAATGAAGGATATTGCGCAAATCATCGCTAGTGAAGAGATTTATCAGGATTTGGCTGCTCTTCAGGTTAAAAAGATCTTGCCAAAGGACCATATACACATTGTCGATGTCATGAAGGTCATTCGTTTCATTTCAGAGATATACCCTGATCATGAAATCCAGACTGTTGGCCCTCCGCAAACGATTATTGAGGTGATTTACAAGAAGAAAGGGATGTCAATCCCCTTTTTTATCCTTGTATGGTTCCTGTTATTTTTCGGTGCAGCGTTGACCATCATGAATTTCCATGAAGATGTCAGCATGCAGACGGTGCATCAGCGGCTTTATTTTATCATGACAGGGAAAGAGGTTGCGAAGCCGCTGCTATTCCAGATTCCCTACTCAATTGGCATTGGCCTCGGCATGATCCTGTTTTTTAACCATGTATTTAAAAAGAGGCTGAATGAAGAACCTAGCCCGCTTGAAGTAGAAATGTTCAACTATCAGCAATCTCTCGATCAATATGTGATCCTTCACGAAAACAAGGAAAGCGTGAAACATATTCATGACGATTAG